In the genome of Neodiprion fabricii isolate iyNeoFabr1 chromosome 4, iyNeoFabr1.1, whole genome shotgun sequence, the window TTGCTGAGAAAATGGCTATTGTTGTAAAAGATAAGACAATAGGATTCAAGTTTGGTACAGCTGGAAAAGAACGCTTCATTAAAACATTCAGCTTTACCGCATTTAGTAACCAGTTAGATCAATCAATACAAACTTTCTCAGAGAGGAAGAAATCTAATTGAAATCCTTACATTTGCTTGCTGGGATAGTTTGACTAACCGCAAAAACAGACTATTGTTATCTTAATTATTAATGGTTTTAAGAATTTCATAGGCCAGGTTTTctatttattacatatttttagaATCATTGTACTGATATTAATAGGTTACGAATAGATTTTATAACTCAcgtgtacattttttcttactgTTCTCCTGCCCATTGCGAATACTGACACTTATTGAAGACAGATAATTGTCCTTACCGTAAAGCTTCTTTGAAACGGTGAAACAAAGAAGTTGTAAACAAGTGACCGTAGTTTtggatattttgtttttatttgatgaaatttattgtaGTATTTATAACCTGAACTTGGAAAAATGAGAGAAGATAGAAAAGTATAGCCACGAATGTTGTTGTCAGATAACCTCTGAAagatttcaacatttttagaCGGACGAAAAAACATGGCCACACTTTATGTAACTcaatatatttgttttattttcatttattctttacctattttaacaaaatattgCATATTAGctattatcaatattaatttttggtCTCTATCCCATACTGCTACACAGCCTTTATAACTGGCtaattatgaattattattttcatcatatAAAAACTACAGAGTTAAAAGGAGCAAGAAGCAAATTGTATATTCTTCATATATGTGTGCGAGTCAACGATACAATGGAATTTGTAATAATCACAGCCTGCAATAGACTGCGAATGAATATTACTcgtaatattttcatctctAGAACGTTTTATCTATATTAAGTACAGTGAAGCTGTGATTATTGCTTGCTTTAATGGATGTATTCAAACTACATTATTTCACTTGAATATCATTCGATCTACATGGTTGAGATATTTCTTGTGTGTCTGTCTCAAATTCAGCTGCTTTTGGTACCTAACTTGAGCAAACACTACACAACATACAATAGTAAGGGGAAAGTGATTGTTGTTCAATAAACGGTTTAGAATTAAAAGAAGAACGAAGACATTTCctaaagtaaaattaaaaatatcagtCCCTCTACAGATTGCTCATCTGTTATCGCTTAGTAGGCACATCCGCATCAACAGCtgtaacaaaattatttttcacacataAGGACAACATACCCTGTAAAgtttatttgaaatcaatttgaatTCTTTGTCAGTGGATCTGAATTGCGCCTCAAAGTTTTCAGccacaaataaataatagatGATCAGTTTTTGCTATTCaatgacttgaaaaaatgagCAACCTGATTAGGTATACTTACTTTTCCCATCGCATGCAACAATTTTAACTTTGTCCACAATTGCTACCTCCTGCACCTCTCTGAATTCGACATCATTTAGCATGAAAGTCCACACATTGTCACAAAACCTATACGTGTTTAACTTTCCAGCCTAAAAAACAACGCAAATCATAAGATTATATCAATTACAGGTAGATAAATGCAGTGAAGCATCGTcatcaaatttcaatgaactgagaaaaacttcaaaagttattctgAACCAATAATGATGTATATTAGTTATCAACAATTGGATTTCAAGGCAACATAAACAAGTACGCAATAAGTGAAAACTAGTGTAATTCGATTGAATGATTATCGAAAACTAACGGAGGTTGCGGTTTTTGTAAAAAGTGTTTAACCTTGAAAGTGAGTCGCGACTTGACCCTCGTCGCGAGAGCCTGATTAATCGCCTTGTCGAATTGTAGGAGCACTTTGATCGCTAGTTGCGGTGTAATTTGGCCATACtggaaaagaggaaaagtGTTATTGCGGTAGGTGTGATTTGTCGTTTAAAAATTACCCTTCGTTCCATAACCTCTTCGGTCTGCAAAACTATCCCACAGTAAAACGATACGTTACCTGAATCAATTCGTCCAAACTTTCTTGAAGCGTATTACCCAACGTCGTATTCCTGTACAACTGATACGACATTTTAGCCGACTATCGAGGTAATTACAGCTAAGTGTTCACCGCTACGTATGACAACAACACTTAGagtcaatgaaaaataattcacactAGATCGAGTGCCGATGACGTAAAGATTGTTAATGTCTTGAATCGATACTATCGATGACCACATTATCGATATCAAATGCTTGATGGCGGTACGTCAGTCGACCAACATAAGAATATTAGGCGGgagtatttgaaaatgtatttattttgataCCATGcctttaatgaatttaattcgCAAGGTACTTAAACGATGATAACAGAAAAATTCCTCCCGCGGAATAACCGTTTTTCAATAATCGTTTTATCCTGCCGCTTACAAAATCTGGATAAACATCTCCCGCGGTCAAAAATACGGATTAAGTATAGGGTTAATTCTTGCGCCAACAAGCTGATAAAGCTCAATCCCATGAGATTATAGATCAGAAATATAACGATGTCAGACTTAATACAAATATGCGATGATTGGCCGATTATTCTGATAAGAAATGTACTGGCTGTCGTTACGAGACGACTGGACAAGTAGATGAAATGAAACGACGCGTTGAATTTATAGTCTGATAAGGTCAGGTCAAGAGTTGAAATCATTAATCGATAAGGAACCTCGTTTAAACGAAAGATCAGGGCAGACAGtttacatataattattacgatcaTCGATgtgattcgaatttgaaaataaaatcgaagtGCCGTTTCACGTACCGTTTACCGCCCCCGTATGATGTTGGCACAACTTTTTAGAGGCTTGAACATGGAGTGGAATGGCGGTGGAGAGATGGAAGAGCGAATGTCTATTCGTGATTCCAGCAAAGCACTCAAGAAATACGGGAGCACGGCTAAGCACATGACGCGCAACGAAAACCTTGTAAAGCACGTCGTTTCGGCGAGCGATACCCTCCAGGGTATCGCGCTAAAATACGGGGTCACGGTACGTAAAGGGCTTATATTACCACTTGTCAATCACTATTTTTACCCTTTTTTATGTCACTCGCATAACAAACGCTTCTCTTTGCTTGACAGTATTTCTCATTTACCTTACTTCTAGAGACTGGAACGTCGTTCTTGAATTGATGGTAAAACCACTGGTTTCTCATTCTCTAACGTACATCAATCGCTCATTGTAATCATCCTCGCTGATTTGCATTAATCGGTTGTCTTCCCACCTATCATTTGCATCCTTTGCCTATCCACTTCCAATCACTTGTCGTTAAAATATCCCAGACTGGAGTTGATTATCTCtgtgaaattttccaattctgtttggaaattttcgtACATTTAATCCCCGTTTGAACAGTCACATGTTTTCGATTCTGTTTATGTTTGCTTATGATAAGCTTGTTGATAATACGCAATGCTAATCGATATTCCACACCGTACacaaaattgattaaatagaAACGGCTAGAAATTTCATGATGttattgatgattttataAGCTATAAAGATGGTTTATTGCGTAAATAAATACCTGGCTGatataaaatagatttttataatcaactGTAAACCAACCCTTTAtttagaaattaaaattcaattgattGGCATACATATCAATTAcagttttgtaaaaatattaaaaacctTATGCAAGGTCTGTTCCTGCGCAAGAAACTGCTGCGGCAAACCTTGTTTCTGTTTGCACTTGGCATTAAATATCTCGCTCCTTATTACAAaagtatatacacacacgtgaTTTTTGTCACATGACTGAATTGGGTTGATACTTTCTCTTTCTGTGCCTATTGTGCAAttacgtttcattttcatgtaCACTTTAACTTATAAACTTATtgtctgaataaaaaaactttcatcacatatttcaataattatttttcaatttcactcaTGGTAAATGACGTTTGGATGAAAGTTGAACCTGTgtgaatgattaaaaaaaaaaaaaaaacccaaggTACATTTTTGGATACAAAAATTAAGCCGAAACCTCTTCATCTGCATATTCAATGTATTCTATTCACGCTGACACAGTTTAATTCACAGTTTACACCAGCACCTTGTATAACACTGATATGTTTTACTGCGTGTACATGACATTACTGTAATTAGGCACATTGGTTGCATGCTTCATGATATTTGTGTCAATAATTACACGCAAGCCTATTCAAGTACCACTTATTCAAACGATACATGCGTGATTacaattgaaggaaaaattttaacaatcaCAGATCGAGCATTCTCAGGAATTGTCATttggtatattattattattactgcacCAAAATATTCACAAAATATGTTACAAAGataacaaaacattttttaactcTAGGCGACAAGATAAGCCTGTATATCGGTCTGTTGCGTAGACagatttataatattatgttaCCTGAAGGTTaaacagaaaagaaataaaaaaaggaatgaaCCGAAGATGACAATTGATTTCACCATGAGGGTCAAGTAAATATTAATGGCGATGAATAAAATCGtttttaatcgatttttaacaTGACGTTCGGTTTTGAGTAAACCATACGGCAGGTTACGTAATTTCAGTATAATTTCATTGTAAACTCTGGTAAAAATATACttatgatttttctattttattcttaGTTTATAAGCAGGTAAAATTgaggcttttgtttttatttctactcGCGTTATTCTCAAATATGTTTTCCAAGTGTGTAAATTTCATCGTTACGGCTTTCAGGTATCAGATTTAAATATTAGTTTTAGtcatgttttttatttttattttttattcttccagACAGAACAAATACGGAGAGCAAACAGACTGTGGGCATCAGACAGTTTATTTCTACGTGAATATCTACTTATTCCTGTACCTGGAGATATTAACGCTTCCTTAGGAAATTATTCTATCCTGCCTTCGGGTGCTGAGAGTTCACAGGGTATCGAAAGCGTAAGTTTTCTTACTTTAGTTCAGATTCCATGTAATAATTGTTTAGAAAGAGTACAcgtattcatttaatttttcagataacTAGTCCTTCGTCGATAACTTCTTCCATAGATGACGAAAGCTCCGTAGATGATTTCTTGGCAAAAATGGATTCATCTATAGCGAGTATGAAGAAGGAAGTTAAACGCGCGCAAGGAAATAGTGAGTAAGTTACATGCACTTTAACGctttttattattgaattgaatattgcGCTTAAGttctgaaaattgaatcaatagcttattagatatatttttacttGCACTCTTTGACACAGTTTTGGAGAATATGCGTAAGTCCCCTAATTTATGCTCTACTGAATCAATTATCATTTGCTGTATGTTTCAACTTCCAATTTTCAACACTTACCACACGTTAATCATA includes:
- the LOC124181330 gene encoding transcription initiation factor IIA subunit 2, with product MSYQLYRNTTLGNTLQESLDELIQYGQITPQLAIKVLLQFDKAINQALATRVKSRLTFKAGKLNTYRFCDNVWTFMLNDVEFREVQEVAIVDKVKIVACDGKTVDADVPTKR
- the LOC124181325 gene encoding lysM and putative peptidoglycan-binding domain-containing protein 2 isoform X1, producing MMLAQLFRGLNMEWNGGGEMEERMSIRDSSKALKKYGSTAKHMTRNENLVKHVVSASDTLQGIALKYGVTTEQIRRANRLWASDSLFLREYLLIPVPGDINASLGNYSILPSGAESSQGIESITSPSSITSSIDDESSVDDFLAKMDSSIASMKKEVKRAQGNSEFCHEGDDTFTQRRRAVARLRNSHPISSTTNSSAEPSELLRTSSSGDVHNLPSAVVMTQGRRVKTSLQRLQQQQDEMFQL
- the LOC124181325 gene encoding lysM and putative peptidoglycan-binding domain-containing protein 2 isoform X4 codes for the protein MEWNGGGEMEERMSIRDSSKALKKYGSTAKHMTRNENLVKHVVSASDTLQGIALKYGVTTEQIRRANRLWASDSLFLREYLLIPVPGDINASLGNYSILPSGAESSQGIESITSPSSITSSIDDESSVDDFLAKMDSSIASMKKEVKRAQGNILENMRFAMRGMTRSRSGEEPLLDYATHTPLVQPQTHQPNPLSY
- the LOC124181325 gene encoding lysM and putative peptidoglycan-binding domain-containing protein 2 isoform X5, with the protein product MEWNGGGEMEERMSIRDSSKALKKYGSTAKHMTRNENLVKHVVSASDTLQGIALKYGVTTEQIRRANRLWASDSLFLREYLLIPVPGDINASLGNYSILPSGAESSQGIESITSPSSITSSIDDESSVDDFLAKMDSSIASMKKEVKRAQGNSFAMRGMTRSRSGEEPLLDYATHTPLVQPQTHQPNPLSY
- the LOC124181325 gene encoding lysM and putative peptidoglycan-binding domain-containing protein 2 isoform X2; amino-acid sequence: MEWNGGGEMEERMSIRDSSKALKKYGSTAKHMTRNENLVKHVVSASDTLQGIALKYGVTTEQIRRANRLWASDSLFLREYLLIPVPGDINASLGNYSILPSGAESSQGIESITSPSSITSSIDDESSVDDFLAKMDSSIASMKKEVKRAQGNSDFGKMSRFCHEGDDTFTQRRRAVARLRNSHPISSTTNSSAEPSELLRTSSSGDVHNLPSAVVMTQGRRVKTSLQRLQQQQDEMFQL
- the LOC124181325 gene encoding lysM and putative peptidoglycan-binding domain-containing protein 2 isoform X3, whose amino-acid sequence is MEWNGGGEMEERMSIRDSSKALKKYGSTAKHMTRNENLVKHVVSASDTLQGIALKYGVTTEQIRRANRLWASDSLFLREYLLIPVPGDINASLGNYSILPSGAESSQGIESITSPSSITSSIDDESSVDDFLAKMDSSIASMKKEVKRAQGNSDFGEYAFCHEGDDTFTQRRRAVARLRNSHPISSTTNSSAEPSELLRTSSSGDVHNLPSAVVMTQGRRVKTSLQRLQQQQDEMFQL